The Paraburkholderia agricolaris genome includes the window TCATCGAGATTGGCATAGGGACCACCATCGTGTCCTATGTCCACTCGACCCGAATCTTCGACCGATGAAGCACAAGACGCGCTGCTCGCGTCTCGTTCCGCCGCAGCGATTGCTGAAATTCGACGCGCATGCGTGCACCGACTCTGTACCGACAGCAGCAACTTAGCGGCGCACTGGATTCGGTGGATCAACTTTTGCAACGCGGATCGAAATAGATAGACGGTCAGTTAGCGATGGTCGCGGAGGCATTGCACGAACTTGCCAGGCAGACTCCTCGTCCCAAGCAAAACAGTCTTTCTTTTTGCACCCAGAAAGAAGGCACCCACGCGTATTTACTTTCCCGTTCGTTAAGCGCAACGTTAGTAATTGACGTGCGCCAACGCATATCTGGTTGCGCTTCCACGATTCGAGCGGATTCTCCACAGCTTGTCGCCGGATCACGATGAATCGAGTTGCGCCACGTCGACAACCTGTTGCGTTCGCAACGGCACCAAAATTGCTGAGTGTGTGATGAGCCAGACCGCGACACTTCGGATGCCTGCGCATGGGATACCCGCACGTCGGATATCCGGGCGTGGGATACCCGTATGTCGTCATGCCTGCATTGACCTTTCAATGGAGCCAGCAGACCGTCATGTCCACGAGAAACAAACCTCAGGATCCGGGCGACGAGCCCGACATCGCACCACCCCAACCTTCGCGCCGCCGCTTTCTGCAATCGGCTGCCGCTGCCGCCACCATCGGCGCGGCGCCACATTTGCGGGCCCAGACACCCACTCCGGCCGCGCCCCCACCCGCCGAAACCCATACTCCGGTGCCGAGCCGACCAGTCACGCTAACCGTCAACGGTCGTGCTTATACGCTGCAACTGGAGCCACGCGTAACCCTGCTCGATGCGCTGCGCGAGTACGCTGGCCTGATGGGTACGAAAAAAGGCTGCGACCGTGGGCAATGCGGGGCATGCACGGTAATCGCCGACGGCCGTCGTATCAATTCCTGCCTGACGCTCGCCGTGATGCATGAAGGAGAAAACATCACGACGGTTGAAGGACTTGCCAGCAACGACGTGCTGAGTCCATTACAACGGGCCTTCATCGAACACGATGCGTTCCAGTGCGGCTACTGTACGTCCGGGCAGTTGTGTTCCGCGACTGCCCTGCTGAACGAATTCCGTAACGGCACCGCCAGCGCCGTGACCGCCGATGTCCGCAGCCGTCCGCCCCAGCTTTCCGATGACGAAATCCGCGAGCGCATGAGCGGAAATATCTGTCGCTGCGGCGCGTATGCCAACATCGTCGCGGCGGTGCGCGCCGTGCATGAGGGCGGCGGCCAAAACAGCGCGGGCGCCGGCAGCAACGGCGGCCAGCACGACGCCAACGCCTGACGGAGCGACCAGCATGGATGCGATCTCTTACGAACGCGCGGGCGACGTCGCCGGCGCCGTGCGCGCGGCGCAGCAGCCAGGGACGGTATTCATCGGCGGCGGCACCAATCTGCTCGACCTGATGAAAGGCGGCGTGGCGCGGCCAATGCGGCTTATCGATATCACGCACATCAGCGGGCTCGATACGGTCGCCACGCTGCCGGATGGCGGTATCCGCATCGGCGCCCTGGTGCGCAATAGCGATGCGGCCAATCACGCGCTGGTGCGCGAACAATACCCGTTGCTGTCGCAAGCTTTTCTGGCCGGGGCCTCGTCGCAACTACGCAATATGGCGACCGTGGGCGGCAATCTGATGCAGCGCACCCGCTGCGGCTACTTTTACGACACCGCCTTCACGCAGTGCAATAAGCGCACGCCGGGCAGCGGCTGCGCGGCGCTCGAAGGCCACAATCGCACGCAGGCGATTCTCGGTGCGAGTCCGCAATGCATCGCCGTGAACCCGTCGGATATGAGCGTGGCGCTCGCTGCGCTCGACGCCGTCGTGCGCGTCACGGGCCCCGCAGGCGAGCGGACGATTGCGTTCGCGGATTTTCACAGGCTGCCCGGCGATCGGCCCGACGTCGATACAACCTTGCGGCCGGGAGAACTGATTACTGCCGTCGATTTGCCACCGCCTTTGTTCAGCGCGAACTCGCACTATCTGAAAGTGCGTGACCGGGCCAGTTACGCATTCGCGCTGGTGTCGGTGGCCGCCGCGTTGCAGATGGATGGCGATCACATAACAACCGCGCGCATCGCGTTGGGCGGCGTCGCGCACAAACCATGGCGTGCGAGTGCCGCTGAGCAGATGCTCAACGGCCAGCCGCTCACGCAGGCGAGGTTGCGTGATGCCGCAGCGGTCGCACTACGCGATGCCAGGCCGCAGCACGAAAATGCGTTCAAGGTGCAGCTCGCGCAACGCGCGATCGTGCGCGCAGTGAATCTGGCCGCGGGCCGCAGCGGAGGTGTCGCATGAACCTGATCGGTCAACCTATGGACCGCATCGACGGTCTGCTTAAAGTTACCGGCGAAGCGCGCTACGCCGCCGAGTTCCCCGAGGCGCGGCTTGCGCATGCCGTGCTGGTCACCAGCACGATTGCAAGCGGCACGATTACGTCGATCGACGCCAGCCGCGCGCAGGCATTGCCAGGCGTATTGCTGGTGATGACCTGTCAGAACGCGCCGCGCCTGCCGAATGGCGGCAAGCCCGCGTTGGCGCCACCGGCCGTCAGACGGCTGTCGCTGTTGCAGGACAACCAGGTTCAGTACAACAACGAGCCGGTCGCGGTGGTGGTTGCCGATACGCTCGAACATGCTGCCGACGCCGCCCGTCAGTTGCGCATCACCTATCAGAGCAGCGCGGCGGTACTCGATTTCGCACAGGCGAAGCCGAACGGACATGCGCCCGACAAACCGCAAGGCCGCACCACCGACACGCAACGCGGCAGCTTCGAGGACGGCATGCGCAGCGGTGCGGTCCACATCGACGCCGTCTACACGACACCGATCGAGCATCACAACCCGATGGAGCCGCACGCCACCATGGCGCGCTGGGATGGCCCGCAGCTCACGCTCTACGACTCGACGCAAGGCGTCAGCAATGCGGCGCAGGCGGTCGCCAGAACCTTCGGCGTGCCGGCGGCCGACGTACGCGTGATTTCGCCGTTCATCGGCGGTGGCTTCGGTTGCAAGGGATCGTCGTGGTCGCACGTATCGTTATGCGCGATGGCGGCGAAACAGACCGGGCGCCCGGTGCGTCTCGTGCTCGAGCGGCCACAGATGTTCGGGCCGGTCGGCGCGCGGCCGCATACCGAACAGCATTTCACGCTTGCCGCGCGGCACGACGGCACGCTGACGGCGATGCGCCACGACAGTACCTCGAACACGTCGGTGTTCGAAGACTGGACCGAGACCTGCTGCATGGTCACGCGCATGTTGTATGCGGTGCCCAATCAGATCACGACGCACAGGATCGTGCCGATGAATCTCGGCACGCCGACCTTCATGCGCGCGCCCGGCGAGACAACCGGTTCGTTCGCGCTCGAATCGGCAATGGACGAACTCGCCGTGGCACTGAAGATGGACCCGCTCGCGCTGCGCCTGAAGAATTACGCCGAAGCCGATCCGCAGGAAAACAAGCCGTGGTCCAGCAAGTCCCTGCGCGAGTGCTATCAGATCGGCGCGGAGAAATTCGGCTGGTCGCGGCGTACCGGCGCACCGCGCTCGATGCGCGACGGCAACACGCTGATCGGCATGGGCATGGCCACCGCGACCTATCCGGCCAACCGCAGCGAAGCCGCAGCCATCGCACGGATTCTGCCGGACGGCAGCGCCATGGTCGCCTCCGGCACCCAGGACCTCGGCACCGGCACCTACACGGTGATGACCCAGGTGGCTGCCGACGCCCTCGGCTTCGCGCCGGAGAACATCCACTTCGCGCTCGGCGACTCGTCGTTGCCGAAAGCACCGGGGTCGGGCGGCTCGCAATCGGCGGCCAGCGTTTCGCCAGCAGTGCGCGAGGCCGCCAACGAAGCGCGCAGCCAGCTGATCGCCCTGGCGCTCGCCGACGAAGCATCGCCGGTGCATGGCGTCGCGCTCGACGACATCACGGTGGAGAACGGCTGGGTCGTGAGCCGTTCGCAACCGGCGAGACGCGATCCGGCGGCGGCGATCATCGCGCGCTCAGGCGGCAAACCGATCGAAGCCACCGCGACGGTCAAACCCGGCGATGAAAGGCAGAAATATTCGCTGCACTCGTTTGGCGCCGTGTTCGCCGAAGTCCATGTCGATGCGGATCTGGGCACGATTCGGGTCGCGCGCGTGGTCGGCGTATATGACGTGGGGCGCGTACTGAACCAGAAAACCGCGCGCAGCCAGTTGATGGGCGGCATCGTATGGGGCGTGGGCGCGGCGCTCCAGGAAGAGACCTCGCTCGATACGCGCTATGGGCGCTTCGTCAACGCGAATCTCGCCGAGTATCACGTGCCGGTGAATGCCGACATCGGTTCGCTCGACATCACGTTCATCGATCGGCCCGATCCGTATGTCAACTCGCTGGGCGTGCGCGGCATCGGCGAGATCGGCATTACCGGCGTACCGGCGGCCATCGCGAATGCGGTGTATCACGCGACCGGCGTGCGCGTGCGCGATCTGCCGGTGACGCTCGACAAGGTGATGGAAACGATGCGCGCATAACGGTCCATACATTGGCGCTTGCCTGCCGATGCGTTGCATCGCACAATCGGGCACATCCTTTCTAACGGTGCCCGTCCATGGCCTACGCCTCGCTCGCTACTGGCGTGTTGCTCGCCGCCGGCTTCGGCTCACGCTTCGACCCGGACGGCCTGCACAACAAGCTGCTCGCGCAGATGCCCGACGGCACGCCGGTCGCGCACGAAGCCGCACACCGGCTGCTGCGGGTCGTCTCGCATGTGCTGGCCGTGGTGCGGCCGGGCTCGGACGCCCTCGCCCGCCTGCTGAACGACGCCGGCTGTGACGTTGTGTTCGCCGAGAGTGCCAATCGTGGCATGGGTGCGAGTCTCGCCGCCGGCATCGAAGCCAGCGACGACGCCGAAGGCTGGATCGTCGCACTCGCCGATATGCCGCGCATCGCCACTCCCACAATTGAAGCCGTGGCGCGTGCGCTCGACGGCGGCGCTTCGATCGTCGCGCCGTTTTATCAGGGTCAGCGCGGCCATCCGGTTGGTTTCGGCATCGAGCATCGGGACGCTCTGGTGGCGCTCGACGGCGACACCGGCGCACGCGCGCTGTTGACCTCACAGCGGGTAATGCGGCTGGACGTCGACGATCCGGGGATTCTGCGGGACGTGGATACGCCGGAAGATCTGCGCAGCGTTTAACCCGACGACACCTGCTGACGGCACATTCTGAGAACGAGCTGCCTAAGCCAGCGATGAACCGGGTCATTCTCCGAACGGGGATGCCACATCTGCGAAACCGTAAAACCCTCAGTCACCACGGGAAGATCGAACGCGTAGACGCTGACGGCTGCACCGGGCTGCGTGTTCACAAAAGATTCCGGCAGGAGCGCGACCAGATCCGACGCTCGCGCCACGGCCAGCGCCGCCGGAAAACTCGGCACAACCGCGACAGTCGTGCGCTCCAGACCAGACTGGGCAAGCGCGGCGTCAAGCGAGTCGATTGTCTGGCGGCCGTATGGCGCGACGACGTGACCAAACGCGGCGTATTGCTCGATCGTCACCTCCTGTTTCAGGTCGAGGGGATGCCCCTTTCTGACGACACCCAGAAAACGGTCTCGAAACAGGGCCTGGACGCGAATTTCAGGCCCCATTTCCTCCACGACGCCGATCTCGAGATCGGCGGAGCCATTGCGCAGATATTCCGCGTTCTTTTCGGGCTTGGACGAAAAGTGCAAGCGCACAAACGGCGCCTGCGCAGTCACTTCTGCGATCAAGGGCGCACCGAAGGCTTCCACGAAGGCTTCATTGACACGAATCGTCAGGGTTCTGCGCAAGGTTGAAAAATCCAGCGCCGCGGGCGACGGGCGCAGCAAGGAACGCGCGTCCTGAACGATATTTTGCGTTCGCTCACGAATCTCCTCCGCATACGGCGTCAGCACCATCTGGCGCCCGGCCCGGACCAGTAATGAATCGCCGGTCGCGGCGCGAAGCCGGGTCAGCGTGCGGCTCATTGCCGACGCACTCAAATGCAACGACCGGGCGGCGCGCGTCACGTTTTTCTCGGTGAGCAACGCATCTAGCGCGAAAAGAAGATTGAGGTCCGGTTCAGACATTTTTTTAATCGTAGTTGGCGGAGATGGGATAAGGCGTCTGATGCAGATATTAGTTGCATTCAGCGCGGCTTCCGCCCTTTCCTGCGTATGGCTATATTGGATTGCACAATTTATCCACGAGGATCGCTCCCGTTAGATTCAGGTTCGGGAACAGCTTCGTTTACCGGAAATACCCATGAAAAACACCCATTCGCAGAAAACCGTCCTCCTTATCGGCGCGTCCCGCGGCCTTGGATTGGCGATGGTCGCGGAATATTTGAAGCGCGGTTACCAGGTCATCGCCACAGGACGAACAGGCTCGACCGACAAGCTCCGGCATGTCGCGGAGGCCTCCGCTGGCGCGCTGGAAGTAGAGACTGTCGATATCACGAGTCTGGAACAGATCGCAGCGCTGCGCACCCGCCTTGCAGACCGTCGTATCGATGTGCTCTTTGTGAACGCCGGCGTCAAGAACGACGATGGGGAAACAATCGCGGATGTCTCGACCGAGGAATTTGTGCGCGTGATGGTGACGAATTCGCTAAGTCCGATGAGAGTCATCGACGCGTTTCAGGACCTCGTCCCGCCGACTGGAACGATCGGTGTCATGTCGTCGGGGCAAGGCAGTATCGCGAATGCCACCAACGCGAATTACGAAGTCTACCGGGGCAGCAAGGCCGCGCTGAATATGTTCATGCGTACTTTCGCGGCGCGCAGCGCCGAGTATCCGCGCAGTCTCCTGCTGATGGCGCCAGGATGGGTCCAGACCGATATGGGCGGTCCTACGGCGCGCCTGACCATCGGGGAAAGCATTCCGAACCTGGTCAATACGATCGAGGCTTATGAAGGGCGTGCCGGCCTGCATTACCTCGACTACCTCGGAAAGGTCGTGCCCTGGTGACCAGCGCCGTTGACCGAAATACCTGTCGGCTTGCGAGCGTGTCTCTGTCCCAGTTGCAATGACGTGCGCTCGCGGCGCGGGCTCGATCCGGCTGACTTGATCCGAGCAGGCGTTCTGGCGCATACTGTATATCCATACAGTATTTTGCTGCATAGGTACGCGCTTCAAGATGCGCGTTTCCACGGCGCGTCAGCATGAAACGCATTCCGATCGAACCGTCTTTCGCCACATGGCGGCGTGCCGCGCGGGTACTGCTGCGGCAAGGTAGCGAGCCGCTACAGGTCGAGTGGGTCGAATCCGAAGCTGAAGCTGGGGCTGCAACTCCGGGCGTGCCGGCTACTGAATCCGCGTTCGCCACGGCGGGTGCCTCCGGCCCAGCAATCGCTGCCGCCGCTGCCCCAGGCCTCGCCACGCCCGTGATTCCCCGCGAACTGCTCTCCTGGCTGAAAACGGCGGCGTGCTTCCGCGCGCCGGACCGCTGGGCGCTGCTGTACCGCGTCCTTTGGCGCTGGACGCGCAGCGAGCGCAATGTCCTCGACCCCGGCGACCCGGACGGCGCGCTGCTGGATCAGCGCATCCGCACTATCGAGCGCGAAACCGAAGACCTGCTGACACTCACCTTGTTCAGACGGCGTGATCCGTCGATGGGGCCACCCGAATTCGTCGGCTGGTACGAGCCGCATCACGACTTGCTGGAGCGGGCCGCCGTGTGGTTCGCCGAGCGCATGGGCAATTCCACGTGGATGCTGGCCACGCCGCACGGCGCGGTGTTCTGGAACGGCATGCTGCTGCGCACTGACCGGCCGTTACGGGCGCAATGCGAGCAAGCCGCGCCAGCGTCAGCGGCCAGTGCGGCGGGTGCACTGAGCGGCGAAGCCGTCACCAGCACACCCACCGAGGCGCTCTGGCTCGCGTACTACAGCAACGCCGTCAATAGCCTGCCGTCGCCGGTGCCGCTGCGTTACTGGAGAATGCCGCCCGCGGGTCCACCGCTGCCCGCACATCTCGCGCGCGAACGCAGCCGTCTCGGCGCGCAAAGCGCGGCTGTCACCGTTCCCCGCACACCGCCGGTCGAGTATTCGGCCGCGACGCCCCCTTGCAGGAGCCCACTGGCCCGCTCGCCACCTGCCGGCGCTGCGCGTTATGGCGCAACGCGAAACAGGCGGTGGCGGGCGCCGGGCCCGCACCTGCGGCGATCATGGTGATCGGCGAACAGCCGGGCGAAGACGAGAATCAGCATGGCGAGCCCTTCACCGGCCCGGCCGGCCAACTGCTGGACTCCGTGCTGGCACGCGCCGGACTGGAGCGCCAAGCGCTGTATCTGACGTATGCCGTCAAGCATTACAAATGGGAAACACTCGACCAGCAACGCGTCCATCGCACACCCGTGTGGCGCGAACTCGAGGCTTGTCAGTACTGGCTGGAAAAAGAACTGGCGCGGGTCGCGCCGCGCGTCATCGTCGCACTCGGCGCGACGGCGTTGCAAACACTGACCGGCGCGCACGTCAATCTGTCCGAATACCTTGGTCAAACCATCGCCCACGACGGGCGCCTGATCGTACCGACCTGGCACCCTTCGTATGCGCTAGGAATGGCCGACGCCACGTTACGCAACGACATCGTGGCGACCATCGCAACGGCGTTCAGCCGCGCAGCGGCGCTGGCGGACGGCAGTGCGCCCGCTCAAGGTGAGCAGGTTCGGGATAGGCCAGAGACACAACGGTGAGCCTCTACGGGAAGCCGCTGCAGAATCGGCCCGCCCAGGCACGCGGTTTGCACCGCTCACAACGATTACACAAGCCGCGCCAATTCCGCCTAAGCTGATGTGACGCCGTCGATCCGGCAAGTTTGTCTCACGCAATATTGAAGTTTCGAATGCGGCCCCGCACGTCTCGCAATCTCCACACATTCCATGAGCGAAACCAGCCCACGCCTTTTTATCGTCTCGCCCCATTTCGACGACGCCGTCTTCAGTTGCGGCGCATTACTTGCCGCCCACCCCGACGCCGCGGTCTGTACCGTATTCGCCGCCCCGCCCCAGCAGGAAATGCATACCGAATGGGATGCAAAGTCGGGGTTCACGAGCGCCCATCAGGCCATCCATGCCCGCACGCGCGAAGACAACCTCGCGCTCGAAGTGCTCGACGCGATTCCGCTACGCATGCCGTTTCGTGACGGCCAGTACCTGGACTCGCCGTCGATCGCCCGATTGGCTGCGGCGCTTGAAGAGACCATCTACCGCACGACCGCGAATACGCTGCTCATGCCACTCGGCCTGCGGCACGAGGATCACGTCCTGGTATTCGAAGCCTGTTGCGAAATCCTGCCGCGTCTGTCGCATCTCACATGGTTCGCCTATGAGGACGCGATTCACCGCCGCACACCCGGCGTCGTGCAGGCTCGCCTCGCCGACCTCGCGCAACGTGGCATTGTCGCCACGCCGGACTATCCGAACGCGAGTCACACGATCGATCTGCCGCGCCGCCTCCAACTCAAACGCGAAGCGGTCAACGCTTACGCAAGCCAACTGCGCGCATTCGGCGCCGGCAACTACGACGACGTTTTCGCCGCCGAACGCTACTGGCAGTTGAGCGCGGGCCGTCGCAGGAAAAAGTAAGGGGCGTGCGGTGCTGGATCGCCTACGCTAGAAGGAAACGGCCTGCGTTCAGGCACATTCCTGACTCAAAGAGGTGATGCAATGAGCTACGACATGCATACCAGCCCGATTCCCGATCCGAACGCCGATCCGAATCGGGACCCGGAAGCCGATCCGCTAGTGCCGCCGTCGCCGGGTCATCACACCGAGGAGCCGCAGCGGCCCGATGGACCGCCGGACAAAGATCCGGTGTGACGCCGCCGAGGACTTGCCGCCTGCCTTGCTAGCGGACACCCGAGTCAACGCGCGTCTTAGCGGGCCAGCTCGGAAAAGCCTTGCAGGAGACGCTCGATGTCGGCGGCGTGAATGTTGCCCATCGTCGAGATGCGGAACAGTTCGGCCGACAAACCGCCTTGACCGGCGTAAATGACGAAACCGCGCGCCTTCAGTGCGTCGTGCAGTTGCGGATACGCTACGCCGTTCGGCAAACGATACGCGCGCAACACCACCGACGATTGCTCCGGCGGCAACACGCTGCCGATGCCCCGCTCCGCCAGGCCCGCGCGCGCCTGCTCGGCGAGCGCTGCATAACGCGCGTGACGCGCACGCCAGCCGCCTTCGTCGGCAAGTTCGCGCAGTGCTTCGACCAGCGCGTAGTACGCATGCACCGACGGCGTGAACGGCGTATTACGCTGATCCTGCAAACGCGCGAGGCGTCCGAGGTCCAGGTAGTACGTGCGGCTCGCCGCCTGCGTGAGCGCCGCACGCCGCACCAGCACGAACGACGCGCCGGGTACGCCATGCAGACACTTGTTCGCGGTCGCCGCGACGGCGTCGAGACTGGCGTCGGCGAAATCGATCGCTTCCGCGCCGAAGCTGCTCACGCCGTCCACCAGCAAACGCAGACCGCGTTCGCGGCACAGCGCGCCGAGCGCCTGCAGATCGTTCAGACGGCCGGTGGTCGTTTCATGATGAATCACCGCGACGTGCGTGAACGCTTTGTCCGCGTCGAGGCGTTCGGCGATCTTCGCGAGATCCGGCGCCTGCATCCAGTCGTGCTTCAGCGACTCATGCGCAATGCCGTACTGCGTGGCGATCTGCGAAATGCGTTCGCCGTACACGCCGTTTTCCACCACCAGCAGCTTGCCGTTTTGCGGCACCAGCGCGGCGGTCATGGCTTCAACAGCGGCCGTGCCGGAACCGGTCATCAGGACCGCTTGCCATTCGCTTGCGTCGAGACCGTACAGATCGACCAGACGTGTGCGCGCTTCTTCCTGCAAGTCGAAAAACTCGCTTTCGCGGTGGCACAGATCCGTTTGCAACAGGCTGTTGCGGACGCGTTCGGTGAGCGTCACCGGGCCTGGATTGAGCAGCAGCATGAGCGGACTCCTTAAGCGGCGCCGATGTGGCGCATCAGGCGCGTCTTCACATCGGGCGGGGTGATAGTGGGGCGCGGCAGGCCATCGGGCGTGCCGCGGCGAATCGCCAGTCGCACGAAGCGCGGGCCGTGGGGCGACGGCGCTGTGCCGAACATCTCGTCGATCACGCCGACGTCGTCGCTTTCAAGCGCCGACGCGTAACCGCAAGCCGCGGCGACACCCGCAAACGACACCTGCGACGACACCGTCGCCTGACCACCGGTCGAATCGTGCGCGCCGTTGTCGAGCAACACGTGCGTGAGATTCGACGGGCCGTACGCGCCGAGCGTGGCGAAGGCGCCCATGCGCATCAGCGCTGCGCCGTCGCCGTCGAGCGCGACCACGTGCAGATCCGGACGCGCGAGTGCAAGACCCAGTGCAAACGGCGTCACGCAGCCCATCGAGCCGACCATGTACAACTGGTTGGGACGGTCGTCGATGGCATAGAGTTCGCGGCCGCAAAAACCGGTCGACGCTAGCACCACCGTGGATTCGAGCGGCGTGTGCGCGATGACTTTTTGCAGCGCGTCGTGACGCGAAGCCAATTCATTCGCCGCGACGTTTTTGAATTGCGAACGCGGCGCGACCGGCACGCGGCGCGCGCCGGCGGCGCCCTCTTTCAACTCGTATGGCGCCACGCTGCCCTTTTGCATCACGAGCGCGTAGGGGCGGCCGGTTTCATCCATGTGGGCAATGGCACGATCCAGCGCCGGGCCGATCGCGTCAGCCTCAGTCGGGAAAGTCTCCCACGGAATCTCCATCGTATCGAGCATCGCGGGCGTGACGGGTCCCATCAGCGCGTGCTGCGGCTCGTCAGCGACGCCGGGTTGACCGCGCCACGTCACGATCAGCAACTGCGGCAGACGGAAGGTCCACGTGAGCGAAGTCAACGGGCTCACCGCGTTGCCGAGCCCGGAGTTCTGCATCATCGTGATACCGCGCCGACCGTTCTGCGCGCCGAGCGTGACGCCGGCGATCAACGCAACCGCATCGCCTTCATTGGCGGCCGAGACGTAATG containing:
- the aepY gene encoding phosphonopyruvate decarboxylase, giving the protein MIEAAQFVEAARERGFDWYAGVPCSYLTPFINYVLQDESLHYVSAANEGDAVALIAGVTLGAQNGRRGITMMQNSGLGNAVSPLTSLTWTFRLPQLLIVTWRGQPGVADEPQHALMGPVTPAMLDTMEIPWETFPTEADAIGPALDRAIAHMDETGRPYALVMQKGSVAPYELKEGAAGARRVPVAPRSQFKNVAANELASRHDALQKVIAHTPLESTVVLASTGFCGRELYAIDDRPNQLYMVGSMGCVTPFALGLALARPDLHVVALDGDGAALMRMGAFATLGAYGPSNLTHVLLDNGAHDSTGGQATVSSQVSFAGVAAACGYASALESDDVGVIDEMFGTAPSPHGPRFVRLAIRRGTPDGLPRPTITPPDVKTRLMRHIGAA